One window of Phoenix dactylifera cultivar Barhee BC4 unplaced genomic scaffold, palm_55x_up_171113_PBpolish2nd_filt_p 001979F, whole genome shotgun sequence genomic DNA carries:
- the LOC103722905 gene encoding LOW QUALITY PROTEIN: uncharacterized protein LOC103722905 (The sequence of the model RefSeq protein was modified relative to this genomic sequence to represent the inferred CDS: deleted 1 base in 1 codon), producing MAPSAKTGWTSSRIAYIASRVYFVLIIFQIPLFRVPCRSGMCTTPIQVTSSQLIANEVFPPFIVKALLYPGAIVNGLLRNMTFPSWDNLLHMYNLTEAKNASAVVDLQRLEVLAGSYFSVAGALVGLINPGRMTLFGTLLVVWGLVKEGILGKPANTDPTKAVYVYPTIVVALVCAFSSIRYNVKKEVRNGQAAPVAKPLKSSAKSKLK from the exons ATGGCACCTTCAGCGAAGACGGGGTGGACAAGCAGCAGAATCGCCTACATCGCCTCTCGCGTATATTTCGTCCTCATCATCTTCCAAATCCCTCTGTTCAG GGTCCCATGCAGATCAGGGATGTGTACAACGCCAATACAAGTGACATCTTCACAATTAATTGCAAATGAAGTATTTCCTCCATTTATTGTGAAGGCTCTCCTCTACCCCGGAGCTATAGTGAATGGTCTCCTCAGAAACATGACCTTCCCAAGCTGGGACAATTTGCTTCACATGTACAACCTGACAGAGGCTAAAAATGCTTCAGCAGTAGTTGATCTTCAGCGCCTAGAG GTTCTTGCTGGAAGCTACTTCTCCGTTGCAGGTGCCCTCGTAGGTCTCATAAATCCTGGGAGAATGACCTTGTTTGGGACTCTCTTGGTTGTCTGGGGCCTTGTAAAGGAAGGGATT TTGGGGAAACCAGCAAACACTGATCCAACAAAAGCTGTTTATGTCTACCCAACAATTGTGGTTGCACTAGTATGTGCCTTTTCATCTATAAGGTACAATGTGAAGAAGGAAGTCAGAAATGGTCAGGCTGCACCCGTCGCCAAGCCACTGAAGAGCTCGGCCAAGTCGAAACTGAAATAG
- the LOC103722907 gene encoding uncharacterized protein LOC103722907, translated as MAFLLSLSLCAPFNLAVSTARDSRLPPLISPCRSIRIAMGTIDGPERESSSSSQRSVGGEGVPEGPELIGNIEAKASRAVQIRDDGRGMPRLHHTPEGSGSTAKLVPGRKSLPHVEMMNVDREEAAAASLRVKAMAADMPVFMQLHAFRCARRAHDSQDSFSSRQMAHDMKKEFDKVYGPTWHCIVGTSFGSFVTHSTGCFLYFSIEKILVLLFKTRIRQVSTS; from the exons ATGgcctttctcctctctctctctctttgtgccCCATTTAATCTAGCGGTCTCCACCGCGAGAGATTCGAGACTCCCACCCCTCATATCTCCTTGTAGATCGATCCGGATCGCTATGGGAACCATTGACGGGCCTGAGAGAGAATCCAGTTCCAGCAGCCAACGCAGCGTCGGCGGAGAAGGCGTGCCAGAAGGCCCAGAACTGATCGGCAATATCGAGGCCAAAGCATCGAGAGCCGTCCAGATCCGCGATGATGGCCGCGGGATGCCGCGGCTTCATCATACTCCCGAGGGGTCCGGGAGCACCGCAAAGTTGGTACCGGGGAGGAAGTCTTTGCCGCATGTCGAGATGATGAATGTAGACCGagaagaagcagcagcagcGTCGCTCCGGGTGAAGGCGATGGCAGCCGACATGCCGGTGTTCATGCAACTGCATGCCTTTCGATGCGCCAGGCGGGCCCATGACAGCCAGGACAGTTTCAGCTCCAGGCAGATGGCCCATGACATGAAGAAg GAATTTGATAAGGTGTATGGGCCGACATGGCATTGCATAGTAGGGACGAGCTTCGGGTCGTTCGTGACTCACTCGACCGGctgctttctttatttttctattgaaAAGATCCTCGTATTGTTGTTCAAGACCAGGATCCGACAGGTATCCACATCTTAG
- the LOC120109277 gene encoding MAPK kinase substrate protein At1g80180-like, translated as MAEAGLQRSKETFRRSGSSGLVWEDRFLPGETNHQQETNNKGEEGGGARMERSRSNGAGYRAGRVSPALDPPSPRLSVCGFCGIFGNKPAGPAHTSKPNRRHRR; from the coding sequence atGGCAGAAGCAGGGCTACAGAGATCCAAGGAGACGTTTCGACGGTCGGGTTCGTCTGGGCTGGTGTGGGAGGATCGCTTCTTGCCCGGGGAGACGAACCATCAACAGGAGACGAACAACAAGGGCGAGGAGGGGGGCGGCGCCCGGATGGAGCGCAGCCGATCCAACGGCGCCGGGTACCGGGCGGGCCGCGTCTCGCCCGCCCTCGACCCGCCTTCCCCCCGCCTCTCCGTCTGCGGCTTCTGCGGAATCTTCGGCAATAAGCCCGCCGGCCCGGCCCACACCTCCAAGCCCAACCGCCGCCACCGgcgctga